The window GGTCGCCGGCCGTTCCCGGGAAGGTTCACCGATGTTTCGCGAGTTTGCCCTTTAATGACACCACATCTCCCATCTCCTGCACTCCACCCTCCACCAAGCTAAAGGGCCTTGGACTGATCAGCACTGAAGAGGTAGAGAACCTGGCCTCATGGTGTAAGGAAAACCTCCTTCAAGGCCTTGAAGCTGGTGGTGGACTTCGGCAGCACTCCAGTGGAGAGGGTGAGCAGTTTtaagctcctccccctccccccaccgtACATCCAGCCACCATCAAGTTTCTCAGTAAGACGTTCTACACTGGTGCTGTGGTAGAATTATTCTGCCTCCATATCCACgtgtttattcacttttttaaaacaaatccaCAAATGTAACCAAAGGTGCTGTTTATTATGTGTGGATATGATTTACTGTTGcacaaatgaaatattgttatAAGATAAATGCAGTGGTGCTTTGAactaatggtattgatggttttATTGGTGTCTTCCATAGTTAAACACAAGACGCATCACACTGAAAGTTGTAGTTACAGGAGATTCAGAAgcttatgcatttttataaacACTACAACAGAGATGCATTTATAACAGCAAAgttctaaaaaaagaaaatattgcattacaattacatttcactttattttaggAAATGGGTAGACGTAGTATGTAATCACTTGTGCAGAAAGTacaagttttttaaaaatcctcaTCAAGGTTAAGCAACACGTGGTTAGGAATGAAATTATTTATGGAATAAAAGACCTGGTCCACAAGTAAAGAGTAATATTTTCAGCATGAGAGCAGACCACATACATGGAGCCACTGTTAAAACAAGCTGCTGGCAAATTTTGGCAGGAGAGCCGTGTGTGAAGAACCAGAGAGATAAATCAGACCTGACCGCGACGTAAGACAGAAGATGAGCGTGTAGTAGTGCGGGTGTCAGAAGCCAGAAGGAGTCAGAATGTTCATGTCTCGAGGTTTCAGCTTGTGTGGTCGTTGGACCACCTTCCCGTCCCCGGCATCTGTGATGTGTGCCTGGTTAATTGGGTCCTCCACAGTCAGACTGACCTGTGTCTTCATGCCATCCAACGTACTCGACTTCTGCACCCCGAAGTATGACTGCAGGGTGAAAGGTCCTGAGGAGAGAATCTTCATCAGACCCAAGATATTTTCCTCCAGTGAAAACATATTGGTCCCCAATAACTGATTCCATGgtaacaagtgaaagtgaagtgattgtcacatgtgatacacagcagcacagcatacggtgcacacagtgaaatttgtcctctacatttaacccatcaccccgagtgagcagtgggcaccatgacaggcgcctggggagcagtgtgtggggacggtgctttactcagtggcaccttggcgggtcgggattcgaaccggcaaccttctgattacggggccgcttccttaaccgctaggccaccaccgccccccaAGGATAGAGTAgcagcacttaaaaaaaaatcatataaaataattgtaggaaaacatgaaaattaaaacaaattagcTACAAATTATACAGACTGCGATTACTCTGAATAATCTGCATTCAAGTGTAGTTTAAAAATGGGGTACAGAAATCTTGACCATATAACTGCCGCATGCGCACCGGAACCCCCTCCAATACAGAGTACAAGAGAAGCTTCTGTCCCCAAAGCCCTCCCACAAGGCCGAGGTCACAGCTCCGCTCAGGAAGTTCGCCGTTAGCTCGTGGAGTTTTTATCTTGGAGAAAACTGCTTCAGTTTAGTTTCTAAAAAGTCCCCATttcacagaaaaagagagaacgtgttatccgccattgttgtatgtaggatTAGCTGAGATCAGATGAGGTAGAAAGCATACGTTGATAAAAACCTCTCATGTTTTATACAGTATTTTGTTAGGGATTTGATAAACCCTGTTAGGGACATGccagactttaaaaaaatagtttaaagagagagaaataataaaCGACGGCCATCGTATTTTTGCTTTAATGTAATCTTTGAGAGCAGAGTGATCATAAGAATGGCGCTTTGGCGCAGCGTAGTGGTGATATGTGGTTAGGGCGCGTCTGGAAACTGGAGAAATGTCTGGGAGGAATATTGGACTTGTACGTTCTGGAGTACCTGAGGAGCTGCTCTTCGATCCGGGGTCACTTGTGGAGTTCTGGACGACAGAGCGGGTCGAGGCGAAGAAAGTCCACCTGTCGCCACCCGCGCCCTCGTTACCGCCCATCTCTCTGTTGTTGGGTTGGACCGGGACGGGACTCAGCTGGCtcctacaaacacacagttaATAGCAATAAAAAGAGGTACGTAGGACAGGTTAAACCGATCATAcctatttaaacacacagtgaACATGCAGTAATTTATACATATCGTCATAACTCaactacaataaagaaaaactacTTAAACAACATAGTTGCAAAGCCAAGCACAttcagaagaaaagaaaaaactctgCAGGTCCATGTCTGACAAACAGCACCTGGACGTTGTCCTGGGACTGATCTTTACATGGATCCATAAGGGATTTTATGTGCAAATTTGCTCCAGTATGTTAATGTCATTGTAAGAATTACATTGCTATATAGTGAAATGATAACCTTTgtcattatatttacatttaccagacgtccttatccagagcgacttacaatcagtagttacaggaacagtccccccctggggacactcagggttaagtgtcttgctcagggacatgatggtagtaagtggggtttaaacctgggtcttcgggttcacaggtgagtgtgttacccactaggctactacgacaCCATATTAGTATTAAATCGCTAGAATTATACTATAAATGCAGCACagcgaaatgcgtcctctgcttctCACCATGAGccttgatgagcagtgtgtggggctgtcccgagatcaaggggacctcggtggaaCTGAACCGAGTCcacctccttacccactagcccaccactgcccctgtaactatgTTACTAGTAACATAGTGTTACTGgtccatcttcattttctcataTATGCTCTTTGTAATATCTAGAATGACTAAATTATACTAATAGATATTCTGCATATTTAGCAACAGCACAATTCCAGGACATGGAATTGTCATCTGAAATCATCACTGCTATTCTCTAACAGCGCATTGTTGAGTCAGAGATTCTTAATTAAATTTCCAATCAAATCTATTGACCACAGATTTTCATTTCTTCACGTGGATTCCTTCTCTTTTGGATCTGTAGGACCCCTGTCTCCCCACATCAGGCTGCAAAAAATGACAATTCCAGGAGTCCATGGTGGAATATTTCATCTCAGGCACGTTTAGGTTTAGCAGGCAGTCTGCTGAGATGCTCCTTTTACAGCACGACAGACAAGGCAACCAACACCATCTCTCCTCTAAACACTTCTGTTCAACACGTATACTGCTGGGTGGTCGTGTAGCTCGATAAGAAGAGCACGTCGTTCTGGGCCCTTTTACCTTCGCCTACCACTGAACTGTCTACACAGAAGCTGCAAATGGTTCAAATTCAGAAGGTGAGAAGAAGTTAAACGGTAAAAGGTAAGAGACCATTCACAACAACACATTCCAATCAGGTGTACCGGTGGGATGCATGGAGGCACCAGCCCACAGCTTCCAGGATCTGCTGAAGCACCTTGAGCCTTCCTGAGTCACACCTGTAGTTAACTGAAGATACTAAAGCCAGATAAAGAACTTATTAACTCCAACCGCAAAAGCCAGAGTTCCCAAACCAAACTGCATCCACTGAAGACGGACATCGAAAAGTAAAGGAAATACAgtaatgttttaaacattttaatccaACTCGTGATAAGTTCATCTGATTGTTGTGGTGAGCATTAAATGGCCCCCTATCGTGAAAATTTTACTTCGAGTTCACCGAGCCTGTCCACTGTCCTGCTGTgcctagaaatggcggtcggtgtaaagagtgttttggtcattctgcttcaccgtccagagagcggcagctcagaaggtcggatctggaatttctccccttatgacatcatacagGGAAAGGTTAcgtcccgtttctcatgctttttcaggCCAgaaattgtatgtaaaatgtaaaaacctaTAAGGCTGAGGCTTTCAGGTTATTAAAGGAACATTTTGTGACACTACTTCAGTAATAGTTCAGGTGATTCCCGTTTTTCCAACTAAGTAATATTTCAAAAAggaacatacatacatttcttacATTTCTTTCCATGAACACAAAGTAATCGGAACCTGAGTATAAAATACAGCAACTTAGATGTTGTAATGAGTGTAGGAGGTATGGTGGTGTTCAAGGCTGGTTTTGTGGGTGTATAGGCAGTGGTAGGTATGCATGGttccttacatttacggcatttggcagacggccttatccagagcgacttagaacgtgctttcaagtttactcggcagatgcttttatccaaagcgacttaaaagaggacgacaccagcaattctcatttggtttctatagattttgagttacaaaactaagactcctgataaggccgaacttgtcagaaaaagaacatgctcggaaattgttaagtgctaaaaaaaataaaaattattgagtgtgagtgagtgtgttagACGCGtctaaatactttttgaacaagtgggttttcaactgcttcttaaaggtggtggtggtctcggctagtcgaatggagccgggcaagttgattgggatcggagaccccgtgaagagggaattttcagtctggtttcgtgtgcagatctgagagggtgtgcaagagtgtatctggctagtagtgtgttggtgtaagagggagaacttccatttacagccctgtaggcaacatcaaggatttgaactcaatgcgaacAGCtcctgggagccggtggagagaggtgagaagaggcgggacatgGGTATACtttggctggttgaagatgagacgggctgccatattttggatcatctggagtggttttgtGGTGACtacagaggctccagccaggagagagttacaatagtccagtttggagatgaccattgcctggacgaggagctgcgtagcctgttgcgagagaaaaggccgaatcttgcgaatgttgtagagagtgaacctgcaggatctggagatcgcagcaacgtgatggttcaaactcagtttgtcatcgatccaaactccaaggctttttgcagatgccgtgggtgttaacagtatcgagccaatttgaattgagaggttttgctgaggggagttgttgcccggaaagatcagaatctcggttttggataggttgagttggaggtgccaagagagacaggccgagatttttgtCGCAATAATGGTATCTTCTGGTGGTAAAGACAAACAGAGCTGGGTGTCGTCAGAGTaggagtgataagagaagccatgggattggatgatgtgaccaagtgtatattgagaatagaaagGGGCCAAGGACAgggccttgtggaacccctgtggttaccccagagaggacagatgtctcacctccccataataccttgaaagacctgtcttgaagataagaggtAAACCAAT of the Denticeps clupeoides chromosome 18, fDenClu1.1, whole genome shotgun sequence genome contains:
- the LOC114768091 gene encoding putative monooxygenase p33MONOX isoform X2, translated to MPENSLQTKAVQMSHTSDVIVTRSPAVKTKSSSMMSSLMIKLAQDSRQRTESHQDGPGRRRGQTVAKLKMPSGDFKGDNVSTSAQSTPSCTPSVTPNVSPQPSPAICRRSQLSPVPVQPNNREMGGNEGAGGDRWTFFASTRSVVQNSTSDPGSKSSSSGPFTLQSYFGVQKSSTLDGMKTQVSLTVEDPINQAHITDAGDGKVVQRPHKLKPRDMNILTPSGF